Proteins from a single region of Arctopsyche grandis isolate Sample6627 chromosome 1, ASM5162203v2, whole genome shotgun sequence:
- the LOC143912951 gene encoding uncharacterized protein LOC143912951, with product MITDIKMMSETALGELMVWDCSNTKLGHVVKMTPMFTKKILFLIQKCFSAKIKEDRIADRIFVHKSLEDFHKHISPKYLPKELGGFNMSMSEVSNRLKSDEAKRPISSENPIDDLLGITGSFRKLD from the exons ATGATAACCGATATAAAAATGATGTCTGAAACCGCACTCGGAGAGTTGATGGTTTGGGATTGCTCCAACACTAAACTTGGACACGTCGTCAAAATGACACCGATGTTTACCAAGAAGATTCTGTTCCTGATACAA AAATGCTTTAGTGCTAAAATAAAAG AAGATAGAATAGCAGATAGAATTTTTGTTCACAAATCCTTAGAAGATTTCCACAAGCACATATCCCCAAAATATCTTCCGAAAGAATTGGGAGGTTTCAATATGTCTATGTCTGAAGTGTCGA acAGATTGAAATCTGACGAGGCAAAACGTCCCATTTCATCCGAGAATCCAATCGATGATCTTCTTGGAATTACTGGAAGCTTCAGAAAATTGGATTAA